The following are from one region of the Juglans regia cultivar Chandler chromosome 10, Walnut 2.0, whole genome shotgun sequence genome:
- the LOC109022287 gene encoding protein ULTRAPETALA 1-like has protein sequence MANGAERECELVVMFSDEELKEMSGVKRGLDYIEVMCGCTSHRYGDAVGRLRVFQNGDLEITCECTPGCQEDKLTPAAFEKHSGRETARKWKNNIWVIVNGEKVPLFKTVLLKYYNQVSKNANGSHRSHNGRVSHRDEFVRCTRCNKERRFRLRTKEECRIHHDALADVNWKCPDLSYDEITCDDDEERGSRRVYRGCTRSPTCKGCTSCVCFGCEICRFSDCSCQTCIDFTRNAKT, from the exons atggcTAATGGGGCCGAGAGGGAGTGTGAGTTGGTGGTGATGTTTAGCGATGAGGAGCTGAAAGAGATGAGTGGGGTGAAGAGGGGCTTGGACTATATAGAGGTCATGTGTGGGTGTACCAGCCACAGATATGGTGACGCCGTTGGGAGGCTTAGGGTTTTCCAAAATGGTGACCTTGAGATCACTTGTGAATGCACCCCTGGTTGTCAggaag ACAAGTTGACTCCGGCTGCATTTGAGAAGCACTCTGGAAGAGAGACAGCTAGGAAATGGAAGAATAATATTTGGGTTATAGTTAATGGGGAGAAGGTTCCATTGTTTAAGACAGTGCTGCTCAAATACTACAACCAAGTATCAAAAAATGCTAATGGGTCCCACAGATCCCATAATGGACGAGTTTCTCACCGTGATGAGTTTGTTCGTTGTACTAGATGCAACAAGGAGCGTAGGTTCCGATTGCGAACAAAAGAGGAATGTCGCATTCATCATGATGCTTTGGCAGATGTAAATTGGAAATGTCCTGATCTTTCATATGATGA AATTACATGTGATGATGACGAAGAGCGAGGGAGTCGCAGAGTGTACAGGGGCTGCACGCGTTCTCCAACATGCAAGGGCTGCACTTCTTGTGTCTGTTTTGGATGTGAAATCTGTCGTTTCTCTGATTGCAGCTGCCAAACCTGCATCGACTTTACTAGGAATGCGAAGACTTGA